TTTTGAAGGCATCTGTGGCATTTGATTGATAAAAGTTAGCTAGTTAACTGCAAAATAGCAATAAGAGTACAATACAACTAGGAGTGAGCTCTTCCTAAAGGGAGTGGACAAATTCACAATTAACATGGAAATGTTCCTGATGGTTGTAACAATCAAATTAAGATATGAAGCCAATAAGGAAGAAAATCTTTAGAGACATGCAATTGCTAATAAACTTCAATGTAATATGTTCCAGTCTAATACAGTGACATGTCATAAGGCAGAATGTCAGTTTACACAAATCAACACACTTTCTTTCTCAAACCCTTCAGGTATTCTTATTTCTGATCCTCTGCATGTAATCCAGACCAGTCCATGAAATCAGATGCTTTTATTAGAACAGACGTTTCTCTAAACaggtttcaacatttttttatttgacagattTTCCTTAGTCTTACATGTGAAGAGTGTTAAGACATCTTAATAATTACCAGTATTTCACTTTATTTGTCTTTCATGGGATTTGTGTCTGGTTTGGCTTCAACAGCCTCATCTTCCTCGTGCTGAGTCACCACATCCAATAGGTAAGGGAGACTCCCGCTGCGCTGGATGCCCTTACTCTTCTGAGAGAAGCTGTCCAACCCGTCTGCCAGAGAGGCCCGCAAAGGTAAATACTGCATGTTAACAGGCACGTCTGTTGGCTGATGAATCTCAAGATCTTCGGCACTCACTCTGCAAATGTGTTCAATATTTTAGGGTCAAATATGGCTCAGTGTGTTAGACATACAATtgatgctttgtttttatttgatttgaatATGTTATGTGTTTGGATTTAaagagaaaattgtttttaatctcACAAAGCGAAGCTCTTTTGTTCATCATGCAACttcaaagaaaacaaccaaaaccacaatttttataattaatgtttttattttattttatttcatttttgtttttataatttactcttttccttccacttcacagttatgcactacttgtgGTACACTACACtactgtgttggtctgtcagaaatattagcccaataaaatatattgaagtatGTGGCTGTAAAGGGGTAGGGATGCTTTGGAATCAGGATCGAGATTTAACTCCCATAAGCCCATAACAACCCATTCAACATCATGCTGGCTGGGCGTAAGTCTCACCTAAACAAACATGATTCAAATCACATGCAAATTTAAGCAAACAAGGAATTTTATTTGATATTGCCATCAGGAGTGGGGCTGAGATGGTATGCATGTTGCATCTATTCTTATTACTATTGATGTCAAGATACATTAGTGAATTAACATTATGATTTACAGGGGCTTTTTTCATCTTATACTGAAATTTGTTAAACTGAGCAATTGTGTTGAAGGTTAATGGCCTCAGTACATTGGTGCTCATGGAAATTTCTACTTTTCATCATTATCTTATGTATCAGTAAAGATAATATTGTTCTGTAAAGTTAGATTCCGATTTTAGTCCATAATTTATTGTCAAATATTCACATTATTGTTACAGTATTTTTTAGGGGACGTtactttaaatgaaatattctaTTCTCTTGAGTAACAAAATACTGCAGCtaaatttttaaagtttaaaactggttATGTATGGTATACAtaaatttttaaattgtttagattttagtattttaaacatACAGTATACCATTTCTTTCAGTGATTAAAAGTTCaaatttctcttgttttttgtttagtccttacaaggaaagaaggaaagaaaataaactaaacatggaAATATTCCTGATGGTTGTGTAACATTCAAATTAACATATGAAACCAGTAAGGAAGAAAATCTTTACAGACGTACAATCGCCCACTCCCTATCCGTCTActcaaatgacaaaaaatgtataaatgtatagtacaatatttatttctaaaagaaatgggaaaatATTCAAGCTACAAATCTCAGTATTTTATAGAACTTTAGTGAAACCATCCAAAGCTCAGTCATATTGTtgcaacattttcatttattttcttgccATTTTAAACATTGTTGTGCATCTCTCTGATGAAGAATGAATAGACTGTCCACTGTAAAACTTTATGACTTCTAGGTTTCGGAACAACACATCTTGTGATCCTGAGCAGTAATCGAGCCTAAATGACAGGACAATTTAGCTTGAAATTTTGACACAAGTAGGCTTTCGCTGAAAATTGCTAATGCATATGTTGCAGTTCACTCTAAACCACAAGCTACCACACAGCTGAGAGCCAGGAGGGAATTTCCTGTGGTGTAATGTGAAATATCTTTGGAAACATCTACCAGAAAGATTACCAGTAAGTACATTTAATTACTTTAATTCCTTACTTTATTCTGTTTCATTATCACCAAACACTTAAGGAGGTCTGATGGAGGTATGTTTGGAATAAATACTCCAAATATTTTGTTGCCGCAATCAGGATTACTACCATTCTtccaaaatacaaataaaaattattgcaagcgagcaaaaaaaaaagaagaaaaggggTAATTACATTAAATATTTGCCAGAGGAGGATAGTGACTAGTTAAATTTactttgttacatttatttgagtaacttcttgaaaaaaaacatcaccagTAGTTTTACTACATTAAACTTTTTTAGCTCTGCTTGAGTAAAAGTTCAATATAATAAAGTAACACTTTTCTTGCTTGACTACAATTTTGGGTTTCTCCACCCACCTCTGGGTTTTGTGTCAACATTGAGTGAAACTGTTTATAACTCCCTGTACCTTGGCTGAGGTTACACAAAAACcaccatgctgccaccaccatgcttcccTGTAAGTGTGCTATTCTTCTGgtgatgtttgttgttttgttttgggacGAAACAGCTGAGGATTATGTTGTTCCAACAATATGTTGGTCAAATATACCAGAGACAGTTGTACTTTGTTTCATTTAGTTACTATTGATTTTATACTCTATTCAACGCTTTGGTTAACTGTCGCTGCTTTAAATATGtggtaaaaataaactttgactTAACTTCTAAACGTCATTTTGTCTCGTAGGACCCAGAAGACTAGGGGAAGTTGGAGAATTTTCAGCTGGACACAAAATCAAAGGTTACTTGGGCTTCCTGCTTTCTCCAGGCCAAACATATAGATTTAAAAAGAACATATCTTACTAACGTGTTTAAACCTCACATCATCTCTTTTTTTGTGCCACAAACATTAGAGTAAACTAGATTTTCTTTAAGTTTCATTTCTACTATTTTCTAACTGTAAGTGGGATATTTTAGCTTTCCTCTCTTGTTTTTGTCAGAAGCATAATGGCAAGAGAATTCAGTGATACTTATTACACTTTGGACATTTTAGATGTTGAACAAGCTTTACATCATTTCAGAACGTCTTTCAATGCAGTAGTTAATAAGCACGCACCTCACATCCATGCAAATTATAATCAGAATAGATCTGGGGGATACCGCTCAGCAAATGGGTCCTGTCGCTTCCTCCCTCCACTGGTCATTGCAGATGAACGCACAATATCAGATCATAAAGAAATCTGTGAAGCTTTTAATAAGCATTTTGTAGATACAGGTAAGCTGTTTGAAAAAACCTATAAAGGACCACCTGTACAAACAAATGATGCCGAGGTGACACCAAGGTATTGTTTTGAGTTGAAAGAATTTACTTGTGAAGAAGTTTCCCAAGCATTGCTACATATGAATTCGAATAGTGCCCTTGGTGCAGATGGTCTTGAaccttcatttttaaaaagtgagGCACCTCTGGTGGCTACCTGCATTACACACATTTTTAACCTCTCAGTTTCAACTGGGACCATTCCTGAAGTCTGGAAGGTGGCTTACGTAACCCCCAAACATAAAGATGGTGAAACATCTGACCTTAATAATTACAGGCCCATCTCTAAACTATCATGTTTGGCCAAAATTCTTGAACAACTGGTAAAGAAACAGCTAATATTGTTTCTCACAGAAAATTCAATTTTATCCGAACACCAGTCTGCATATCGAGAAAAGCACAGCCCTATGACAGCATCCactgttgttttaaatgatATTATTACTGATGTGGACAATAGTAAACACTGTGCAGCTCTTTTTGTGGACCTCTCCAAAGCCTTTGATACAGTAGATCACACTGTGCTTCTCCACAAAATTCACAGTATTGGATTTGATAAAACTGCTTTCAACTGGTTTAAAGATTATCTCCAAAACAGACAGCAATGTGTCTCCATTGGAGAAGCTAAATCGGATTTTCTACGAGTTGAAAATGGTGTTCCACAAGGCTCTGTCCTTGGGCCAGTTTTGTTCAACATCTACATGAAAGACATAGCTTCATCTGCAACAGGTTGTAAAGTGCACATGTACGCTGATGATACTGTTCTGTACTGCAGTGCAGGTGATGTACAAACTGCAGTCACAACCCTTCAGCAATGCTTCAGTGATTTACAAAATGAATTCAATAAACATAAACTAGTTCTTAATGCAAATAAGACAAAATACATGATTTTTACATCAGATGAAAATGTGGATGCTAGTCTTGTCATCTCTAGTTTGGATGGCACAAATATTGAAAGAGTCACAAAATACAAGTATCTGGGGCTGTGGATTGATGAGAAGTTTAGTTTTGAACATCATGTGACAACACTAGCGAGTGATTTGCAAGAAAAAATagattattttcaaaatcagtcacagaataaaaaaatctttattaaaaattatattttgcacAATTTTAATAAGTGTGACATTTTGTACATGCATGCCGCACCTGAAAGACTTGTACAGTTGGATGGTGTTTATCATTCTGCTTTAAAGCTTCTCCTAGGGAATGGAAATGATACTGATCATCATGAACTGTATCATAGAATGGGATTGCTTTGTCCCTCTCTGATGCGTGAGAGCCACTTGttactatttatttataaagctctGAAAGGCCTTTTACCCTCTTACATTAGATCTATGCTTGTCTGTGATGAAGCACACTCCAATGGATATATTCGGTTACACGAGCCAGAGGTCTTTACTATAGTTGGAAAAACCAGATTTAGCTACTTTGGACCCATAACCTGGAATAAAATGCAGGAAAAACAAATACTCAATCCTTCTGTATATGTAAAGAAAGCCAAGTCATTAATTTTATCGTATCTGACTTCCAAATGTTCTTGTCCTTGTCGGAAATTGAAAAATCCTAAATGGGGACTCTAGATCTCATTTCCTTTGTTGACACTTATTTTTTGtgtcaaacagaaaaacaggagTTAAAAGTAAGATATGCATGTTTATAATATGATGAAAggttaaagatggttgaaaactggGAATGTGGATCAGGTGTTTTCATTCAAATTTGTTATGTTTTGTCCCAACTTTTATGTAGGGAACTTCTAAATACGTTTTGCCTTGGGGAAATGGTTCTTTAGACTGgacaacaatttattttaaatgtaacattgCTTAATGTTTTGTCTCTAATCaaattaatttgaaaaatattattttacatttaaatggaGCTAACCTAAATTCATATCTTGCAGAATTGTATCCAGCAGTtgcattgtactttttctgttttactttaagctattttttgtttcatgctgaaaaactgtaaaatgaaaCTGACGTTTGTTAATTTCAAATAAACCAGATTTATTTCACTCAAATTcaagctgtttctttttttatcggAATTATTTTAATGATAAATTGTAGTTACTGCTCAGCTCTGTCTGCTTACCTCATATCAAAAGTGGAGCCTTTGAACGCTGGTCTGAGCATCTCCGCTGCTGTCGACTGGGTGTAAGGGACTGAAAAGAGGCTATTCTTCCAGTGTTTGTCCTTCACAATCGGAGCCAGGTTCTGGTACATGTCGTCCACAGCCAGCATTGAAACCTGCAGGAGATAGGAACCAAAATAAACTCCATATTAAGGTCTGGTTGTATCAGAGCGAGGCTTTGAAATACAAACCTGAATGTTTCGGTCAATCAGCTGGTTGGTTTCAAAGTCATCATCGTCTTCGCCAAAAGGGTTGATGATGAGTTCTCCTACCTACAAAACAGAGATGCAAAAAATCAACTTTAACTAACACAATTTTATTGATTTAGAAAGATTATAGTCTTGATAGTATTAGGGCggaaacaattaatcagattaattgtgagtaatcaattattgaaatatttgtCAACTAATTTTGTAAATGAATGATCATTATAtccagactctaaaacatgctaTTTGccgaaagaacaacccactcagagcaataattaggccaaaactgtacaaagacatatatacattttgatgaaaaaccttctttgtctctAAATATGTTCTATCTACAACTCCTCAGGTGGCTTAGCTTtagtttcacctggttcaaattctgtaaaaaaactcctattaagcaccttttgctatccgattattaatcgattaatcaaaAAAATTGTTGACAGATTATTGATTAGCAGAATAATCATTAGTCACAGCCATAGATGGTATTCCAAATTGATTGAAACCGATTTACAAGGCTGCCAATGCAGAAGCATCTAACCACCCTTATTACTATTTGGTTTGCTACTTTGTAATTACAGCCCGTTAAATCATAAAGAGAACAGATTGATAATAGTTGTCATTATGGGTGGAGGTGAAGCAGGACTAAAGTGCATACAGGAGGATGGgtgccgcatggtgagtagagaAGTGATTTTAATATTGCTGAACAGCAGACTTACAGACAGGGAGGACTAGACACATGGCAGGGCAGGAACAAGGAGCACACAGGGTAGGTCTCAGGAATAGCAAGGATGACATCAAGGCGATCTTGGGGAAATAAGGTGGTGATAACATGAGGAACCAGGGACGAACTGTGAAAACCAGGGAGCTTAAATACAGAGGGAGTGGGAATGTGGATCAATGGACTAGGAGGAGAGCTGATAAGGAGATTTAGAAACAGGTGGAAAAAAAAGGAGCCTGAACAATACAGGGAGAGAATGATTAATTAAACAATAATGAGCAGGAGAACAGGGAGGAGGAAGGAAACAGGACATGTCTAGATAAACAAAGGGACTAAATAGAGGACATAAACAATTGGAAACCAGATCTAGAAGGAATTATAACTAAACACGTCTAACACAAGAATCCAGGAAGAaccaaaaactaaacagaagaaatctaatAACCTGAGACGAACAGAGAGGAACCTGGCTgtgcagagaaagtaaacaaacacaaaacctaaCACAGGTGGATCATGACAATATTGTGCTTTGACTTTTGGTAGAAATACAAAATGTGTTTACAAAATCTGCAAAAGCATCTTTGGAAATGAGAAGACTTAGTCCTTTTTGGAATACCATAGCTCAGCCGTACTTTACAGTAGAAATactgtttaacatttaaatagatCATAGACAGTTGGGCTTTACATGACAGAGTTGGCATTTGCTGCTGAAGCACTTCATCCCCATTATATTTCTGCTCTGAAAGATTCCTTTAACCTGTAGCATCTCCGACATAAAACACTGTAGACTCATAAGAATACAGCTGTGAATAAAATATGCATTTGTCAATTTTACTCATAGTTTTCACATTGTGACGTTTTATTTTAGgcttaaatatttgtttgtttgtgttttctttgcctGGCTGTGGGCTACGCCCTCTCCACAGCTACGACAGGGTTGCTAGGAAACCTTAGCTTCATAGCAACCATGGAATGCTATCGCCATAGCAGCCAGTGACCCAGCAGTTCCacctaaaaaaaaagcttagaaatgaaagaaaatacagaatTTCCTCCCTGAAATGTAGCGAAGAAGAATTGTGATGCAGTGTGGAGGTGTCAGGTCACCTTTAGCCAGCCGGTGTAGAAGAAGAACTGCAGCAGGGTGAAAACAGGGATGTATATGTCAAATCTGTGACTGCTGTAGCCCTTCTCTGGGTTTAAAAATTGTCGGCCAATCACGCAGAAGGCAAAAAATGAGTAAACTGCAATGGTCACCACCTATTAGAAAGAAACAAATCCTCACAGGATAAGTACATACACCTCAGCTTTGAGTTCATCCTAAGCAAAACGTTGGTGATGATTCTCAGTAATCCAGGACATGACCATCCTAAGTACTTAAATGGAAATATATTGGacttcttctcttgtttcttaAAGATGCTTCCATTCGGATCCAAAAGGCTTCCTCAGTTCTGATCAGAGGTTGTAAGTTTTAGGATTATGTTATGGTCAAAACAATTGCACGAAAGGGGCCTTTAAGGTCACAAATAGGGCAGTGAAGATCACATGAGACACTCATACTATCCTGTGTTTGGTTCAGTGTTTCGGGCCGTTTGCACTTGACAATCCAGCCATTGGCCCAAATGATGCCAACATGTGGATTGTTGTGGTTACACGTCTTGGGTTACAATGATCTGACTCCAATTTATAACCCTGATACTTTCAACTCAGGTTCAGAACTGAAGAAACTTATTAGATGAGAGGTAAAACATCTCAAAGAAACAGGAGTAGAAGACCAGTTGCCTTCTAtttgtatgtacctgacttttgtgaagtgccttgagacaacatgtgttgtgaattggcgctatataaataaactgaattgaaaaactgaactgaactattTAAGCACTTAGAGATCCtcagcaaaacaaaactgaggaAAATAAGAAGCTTAAACAGGAAACAATCAGCAGTTTACCTAATTATTAATTATGCTTTTATTAATACTTATACATTTAAGGATGTTTTGATTGATTTTATTATCTAATATTACCATTTACAAGAATGTTCTTTACACCCTAAAAGCATTTGAGTTTTCTACAGTAGGTTACCATACCacttaaattttaaaaataatatttataacatttctATACCATTTTTCTGTAAAAGATTGTACTGTGTCAGCTCTATCAGTCAAAAGTATTTTCTTGTTAAGTAGCATCTTGTTATTATTTTATGCCAGCCTGCTGACTAATCAGTATATTGTTTCAAAACGTTTGGAAAAACATCTTTATactcaaacatgtttttaaaagaagtcAGTCATGCGATCATGACTAGTttattatgtaatatttatatGCCTTGGGTTTTGGTGTGTCTTAAATGTGTGCATTGCAAATTAGCCATGGCAATACATGCTATAGTACATgtcatgtaaaatgtatatactTGTCACTATtaaataaacagataaataaataaataaaccttaaaaacagcagattttattttaagtattttgatGAGTTTCCAAAATGTACCTGAGTGTAGACCAGAGGGATGCTGATCCAGTCGTAGTGGAACAGCAGACTGCACTTGGCTCGGTAGTTGTTGAGCTCCTATTGACACAGCAGGAAAACAACCACacatcaaatatgtttttattcacatttataGTACTTTACTTCCAACCATGTGAACCACCTAATCTTGATGAACACTTCTTCAAGATTTCAAGTCTTGTAAGGATtttgtgtggaaaaaaacagcCAAAGTTAAAAGAATTATTGATAATGACCACTAACAAATGGCAATAAAATCTGGCTCTTTAAAAGCTaatatgtactgtatatatgttAAAAAGGAACTATGTCATGCATGAAGTAGTTGTGTTTTAGTTGTCCTCGTTTGCACAGAATAACAAAGCACTTACGTCCATCAGCAACCTGAGAGCGATGTCGTCCCTGACTCGGCCCTCCTGTCTGGCTTGGGCTGCCAGGTTCGAGAACCACGTCAAGGGCATCCAGTACTTGTTGAAATCAGAGTGCAGAGACTCAAAATTCTTCAGCTCGTGTGTTGTCATGAAACCTGCATAAATGTTGGTaacacaaacatattttatcttctattttttttacctatttCAACTATTTTGATCAATGTTAATAGTAAATGATTGGTGTGAAAATTATCCAAGTATTCACATAGTAAAAATATAAACGCAAATCTGAAACAGATACTACTTCAAATCTCAAGCAGCGATgccatttctaaataaaacaaaatataactaAAAGAGCGatataaaatgaaagaaaccaAGTAATTACTAGtaattaattaacagaaatgatTTATAATGATGATTAACAGACATTACTTTTAATTTCTGGAAAGGGCCCCAGTCTGTTTTAGCTGATGAACCTCAGGCTCCAAGTTTATCAGCCCAGCTGCTTTCACCAGTCTGACTTGATATAAATACCCATTAGATATATCAAGGGAAGTTgtattcaaacataaacattaactgtaattttactttattttggaTGCATCTGTcttacatgttctccccgtgcatgcgtgggttctcaccgggtactccggcttcctcccacagtccaaagacatgcctgttaggttaattggtctctctaaattgaccttaggtgtatgaatgagtgtgtgcatggttgtttgtgtgttgccctgtgatggactggcgatctgtccagggtgtaccccgcctctcgcccatagactgctggagataggcaccagctcccccgcgacccactatggaataagcggtagaaaatgactgactgactgtcttaCAGGTTATGGGACCTATACTGCCCTCATGTGGAGGACATTGTAAAATATGTGTGCAGGTAACTGTGGGCAAATATAATCATGATTTATAGAAAGCTTATCTTAGTGCTGTAAATATAAACCTTAACTGTATCTCTGAGGTATTTGTAACaaactgtttcagttttatgtttcTGCTGCATTACATTGCATCAccctgaagaccaaggaacacagcagatataTCAGGGAAAAAGCTGTGGCGAGATTTAAAACAGGGTCagcttataaaaaaaaaggggacacggagcattaatcagaggaacagcctAGATATCCATATCACCTCTGAGGTAGccgcagagatccacagctcaggtggatgAACCAGAACAACTCTTTATcatgcactgcacaaatctggctgACATGGAAGAAGggaaagaagaaaaccattgctAAAACTTAAAGCTTACAACAAGCCATGCAGGAGGCGCAGTAAACATGTCAAAGACAGTGCTCTAATAAGACgagaacaaaactaacactacacacCTCCCTAAACCCATCATCCTCAAGGCAAAACATGGCAGCAACAGCATTATTATGTGGGGAAGCTTTTAGTCAACTCTGACTGGTAAGCTGGATAGAGTTGATAAGGGGGTAGCTGATGttaaatacagggaaatcctGAAGAACAACCTTTCAGAGAATACAGAAGACTTGGGGCTTGTGGCGATTCACCTTCCAGAAGGAGAATTACCTTAAACATACATCCAGAGTTACAAagaatggcttagatcaaataatatttacttaTTAGAAAGTCCAGTCAAAGCTGAAACACAAATCCAACTGAGCATCTGTGGGAAAAgctgaaaatgtatgtttacagAGACTTAAGAGATATATAGTTACTTGGAAATATGGTTTTCATTTCAGCTTATAGGCAGGTAGCTGGCTGCAAGTGATTAAAGGGACAAaaagattgtttaaaaaaaaaagattagcaAAATTATATATCTTTATGGCTAAAAGGGTCCACACCAAGGTTCACAGACAATGGGCTGTGCATGCTCTCTTTTTACCCCAATAAAAGGcagtttttctttagtttctAGTGCTCTTACCTGCCTCCACGATGTGCTCTAATGTGGGGAAACGTTTGCGGACT
This genomic interval from Girardinichthys multiradiatus isolate DD_20200921_A chromosome 6, DD_fGirMul_XY1, whole genome shotgun sequence contains the following:
- the LOC124869620 gene encoding bestrophin-4-like → MTVSYSLEVANARFHGFSRLLFRWKGSIYKLMYKEFLVFCAVYLFFSVFYRFLLTPRQQDLFERVALYCDQFTNTNFIPVLFVLGFYVNQAFTRWWGQYTSFPLPDNLMMVVSGNVHGADERGRLLRRTLMRYANLSSVLILRSISTRVRKRFPTLEHIVEAGFMTTHELKNFESLHSDFNKYWMPLTWFSNLAAQARQEGRVRDDIALRLLMDELNNYRAKCSLLFHYDWISIPLVYTQVVTIAVYSFFAFCVIGRQFLNPEKGYSSHRFDIYIPVFTLLQFFFYTGWLKVGELIINPFGEDDDDFETNQLIDRNIQVSMLAVDDMYQNLAPIVKDKHWKNSLFSVPYTQSTAAEMLRPAFKGSTFDMRVSAEDLEIHQPTDVPVNMQYLPLRASLADGLDSFSQKSKGIQRSGSLPYLLDVVTQHEEDEAVEAKPDTNPMKDK